In Pseudoalteromonas carrageenovora IAM 12662, the following proteins share a genomic window:
- a CDS encoding energy transducer TonB: MKKLLLALSLASTFAPLSVSADDFVPAQVINKNYDQLTNTSPRASRLEGINLSSYVVDENGLVSDIEIVATAGQKKYQREVIDYVSKLNYKSARLNGGAISSAKTITVSSQNVHSSFSNDQASPGFFNDYEKASQLIDDKRYDEAKTYITELENEHTKNTIEIVLLAWLKSQHSYFVQDWQSFDEHIYEAFLFRDNLPDQIKKRVIKNALQWFISKQDYVRAYDAIEALGDIESITFSEQNKAQLLAQVNDIYKNSGDINQQILLESEQAVLPLLSKSEVELKTEKPLSKVQLRCENKVVDYDTSAIDKIVISKNDVRCGLLLKSAQAQTVIIKQSGESFL; this comes from the coding sequence ATGAAAAAACTTTTACTCGCACTCTCTCTCGCTTCAACCTTTGCTCCCTTATCAGTATCAGCAGATGATTTTGTACCAGCACAAGTGATAAATAAAAATTACGACCAGCTCACTAATACGTCACCGCGTGCATCAAGGCTAGAAGGGATTAATTTAAGCAGTTACGTGGTTGATGAAAACGGGCTGGTAAGTGATATCGAAATTGTGGCCACTGCAGGGCAAAAAAAGTATCAACGAGAAGTTATCGATTACGTTTCTAAACTTAATTATAAAAGTGCACGACTTAATGGCGGGGCTATTTCTTCAGCTAAAACTATTACTGTAAGCTCACAAAATGTACATTCCAGTTTTTCTAACGATCAAGCATCTCCAGGGTTTTTCAACGATTATGAAAAAGCCAGCCAGCTTATTGATGATAAAAGGTACGATGAAGCTAAAACGTATATTACAGAGCTTGAAAACGAGCATACTAAAAATACTATTGAAATTGTTTTACTCGCGTGGCTTAAAAGTCAACACAGCTACTTTGTACAAGACTGGCAAAGCTTTGATGAGCATATTTATGAAGCGTTTTTATTTAGGGATAACTTACCCGACCAAATTAAAAAGCGAGTGATTAAAAATGCACTGCAGTGGTTTATATCAAAGCAAGATTATGTGCGCGCTTACGATGCTATTGAGGCATTAGGCGATATAGAATCTATAACCTTTTCAGAGCAAAATAAAGCGCAGTTATTAGCGCAAGTGAACGATATATATAAAAATTCGGGTGATATAAATCAGCAAATATTGCTTGAGTCTGAGCAAGCTGTTTTACCTTTATTGTCGAAAAGTGAAGTTGAACTAAAGACTGAAAAGCCTTTATCTAAAGTGCAGCTTCGCTGTGAAAATAAAGTAGTAGATTACGATACAAGCGCTATTGATAAAATTGTAATTTCGAAAAACGACGTGCGCTGTGGGTTACTATTAAAAAGCGCTCAGGCTCAAACAGTTATAATTAAACAAAGTGGTGAAAGCTTTTTATAA
- a CDS encoding DUF1624 domain-containing protein → MSITSAMPRLHHIDLLRGIIIIFMVIDHGMYYCLNYSVTDPMTIPGTDPLTFFTRFVSHFCAPLFVFLAGLSAAITEHKYASTKAFSQNLIVRGLVLILFEFTIVSWSWSFNPLFPMLYAQVIWAIGWGFVMLGLLRLVGLHAVFIAGLLLVFGHNMFDGVSFEPNTLANTLWSIAHQKNVLELPFDFKIRTTYPVAPIIGLMALAYCAGVYYKAKEYSTKAINHAALLGISCLALYTMLRGFNLYGDASIFTVHSNTVETVMSFLNPTKYPLSLQFMLLTVGLGLIALKLLSHFKVDFSHGFLQVLGKTSMFSYLVHLYLLHAIAWLLIPFLGLNFSDMTYGETLVGLPPGYGMSYIATLTFIAVVIGLTTLLAKRYITWKRNNKHSLIAKYI, encoded by the coding sequence TTATTATTATATTTATGGTTATAGACCATGGCATGTATTACTGCCTAAATTATTCTGTGACCGATCCGATGACTATTCCGGGGACTGATCCCCTAACCTTTTTCACCCGTTTTGTTTCGCACTTTTGTGCGCCTCTTTTTGTATTTTTAGCGGGGCTGTCTGCGGCTATAACCGAGCATAAATACGCCTCTACCAAAGCATTTTCACAAAACCTGATTGTCCGCGGTTTAGTACTCATTTTGTTTGAATTTACTATCGTCTCATGGTCGTGGAGCTTTAACCCGTTATTTCCTATGTTATACGCACAAGTTATTTGGGCTATAGGTTGGGGCTTTGTAATGCTGGGGCTACTTCGTTTAGTTGGCTTACATGCTGTATTTATAGCGGGTTTGCTATTAGTATTTGGCCACAATATGTTTGATGGTGTAAGTTTTGAGCCTAATACTCTAGCAAATACGCTTTGGTCTATAGCTCATCAAAAAAATGTACTCGAACTGCCTTTCGACTTTAAAATCAGAACAACCTACCCTGTAGCCCCCATTATAGGATTAATGGCACTCGCTTATTGCGCCGGTGTTTATTACAAAGCGAAAGAATACAGTACAAAAGCGATAAACCATGCAGCTTTACTGGGTATAAGTTGCTTAGCTTTATATACAATGCTACGCGGTTTTAACTTATACGGTGACGCTTCAATATTTACAGTTCATAGTAATACTGTTGAAACCGTTATGTCGTTTTTAAACCCAACAAAATACCCTCTTTCCTTACAGTTTATGCTGTTAACAGTTGGCTTGGGCCTTATAGCACTTAAGCTTTTGAGCCACTTTAAAGTAGACTTCTCTCATGGCTTTTTACAAGTACTCGGTAAAACCAGTATGTTTTCATACCTTGTACATTTGTATTTATTGCATGCAATAGCTTGGCTATTAATTCCCTTTTTAGGGCTTAACTTTAGTGATATGACTTACGGAGAAACCCTTGTGGGTTTACCTCCAGGTTATGGGATGAGCTACATAGCAACGCTTACATTTATAGCTGTAGTGATTGGGCTTACCACCTTACTTGCTAAGCGCTACATTACCTGGAAGCGAAATAACAAACACAGTTTAATTGCTAAATATATATAA